A single window of Malus sylvestris chromosome 5, drMalSylv7.2, whole genome shotgun sequence DNA harbors:
- the LOC126624660 gene encoding homeobox-leucine zipper protein HOX32-like: MALLMHRDSPGSSGGGRQQMDSSKYVRYTPEQVEALERVYSECPKPSSLKRQQLIRECPILSNIEPKQIKVWFQNRRCREKQRKESSRLQTVNRKLSAMNKLLMEENDRLQKQVSHLVYENGFMKQQLHTASGTTTDNSCESVVMSGQHQQQQNPTPQHPKREANNPAGLLAIAEETLAEFLSKATGTAVDWVQMIGMKPGPDSIGIVAVSRNCSGVAARACGLVGLEPTKVAEILKDRKSWFRDCRCLEVLSLIPAGNGGTIELVYMQTYAPTTLAAARDFWTLRYTTSLEDGSLVVCERSLTSSTGGPTGPTSASFVRAEMLPSGYLIRPCEGGGSIINIVDHVDLDAWSVPEVLRSLYESSKILAQKTTISALRHIRQISQESSGEIQHGGGRQPAVLRTFCQRLCSGFNDAVNGFADDGWTLMGSDGVEDVTIAINSSPNKVLGSQYNTSIFSPFGGVLCAKASMLLQSVPPALLVRFLREHRSEWADYGVDAYSAACLKASPYAVPLARGGGFPTTQNILPLAQTVEHEEFLEVVRLEGPAFSPEDVALAQDMYLLQLCSGVDENAVGACAQLVFAPIDESFADDAPLLPSGFHVIPLDPKADGPTASRTLDLASTLEIGTSGARAVNDPDGNGYNLRSVLTIAFQFTFENHLRDNVAAMARQYVRSVVSSVQRVAMAIAPSRLSSQVGPKTLPGSPEAHTLARWIFRSYRIHTGGELFRVDISSGDAVLKQLWRHSDAIMCCSVKTNASPVFTFANQAGLDMLETTLVALQDITLDKILDEAGRKLLCSEFSKIMQQGFAYLPAGICASSMGRPVSYEQAVAWKVVNDDDSNHCLALMFVNWSFV; encoded by the exons ATGGCGCTGCTAATGCATCGAGACTCGCCGGGAAGCAGCGGCGGCGGGAGGCAGCAGATGGATTCGAGCAAGTACGTTCGGTATACGCCGGAGCAGGTGGAGGCATTGGAGAGAGTCTACTCAGAGTGCCCAAAGCCCAGCTCTCTGAAAAGGCAGCAGCTCATCAGAGAGTGCCCCATTCTCTCCAACATTGAGCCCAAACAGATCAAAGTCTGGTTCCAGAACCGCAG ATGCCGAGAGAAGCAGCGGAAGGAATCTTCTCGGCTCCAGACAGTGAACAGAAAGTTGTCTGCAATGAACAAGCTGTTAATGGAAGAAAATGACCGCTTACAGAAGCAAGTTTCTCATTTGGTTTATGAGAATGGATTTATGAAGCAGCAACTGCATACC GCATCGGGAACGACCACAGACAATAGCTGCGAGTCTGTGGTCATGAGTGGTCAGCACCAACAACAGCAAAACCCAACTCCCCAGCACCCCAAAAGGGAAGCTAACAACCCAGCTGG TCTTCTTGCAATAGCAGAAGAGACCCTGGCAGAGTTCCTTTCTAAGGCTACTGGAACTGCTGTCGACTGGGTCCAGATGATTGGGATGAAG CCTGGTCCGGATTCTATTGGCATCGTCGCTGTCTCCCGCAACTGCAGTGGAGTAGCAGCACGAGCTTGCGGTCTTGTGGGCCTAGAGCCCACAAAG GTCGCCGAAATCCTCAAAGATCGTAAGTCTTGGTTTCGCGATTGTCGATGCCTTGAGGTATTAAGTCTAATCCCTGCGGGGAATGGTGGAACAATTGAGCTCGTATACATGCAG ACTTATGCACCCACAACATTGGCTGCGGCACGTGACTTTTGGACTCTAAGATATACTACAAGTTTGGAAGACGGCAGTCTTGTG GTATGCGAGAGGTCGTTGACTTCTTCTACTGGTGGCCCAACGGGGCCAACATCTGCAAGTTTTGTCAGAGCTGAGATGCTTCCGAGCGGCTATCTTATCCGACCTTGTGAGGGTGGTGGCTCCATTATCAACATTGTTGATCATGTTGATTTAGAT GCCTGGAGCGTCCCTGAAGTTCTCAGGTCACTGTATGAATCTTCCAAAATCCTTGCTCAGAAGACGACCATTTCT gccTTGCGACACATACGACAGATATCTCAAGAGTCTAGTGGAGAAATTCAGCATGGTGGAGGTCGCCAACCTGCTGTGCTGAGGACATTTTGTCAGAGGCTGTGCAG TGGGTTTAACGATGCTGTTAATGGGTTTGCTGATGACGGTTGGACACTTATGGGTAGTGATGGTGTGGAAGATGTAACCATTGCGATTAACTCATCTCCAAACAAAGTGCTTGGTTCGCAGTATAACACATCTATTTTCTCACCTTTTGGAGGAGTGTTGTGTGCTAAGGCATCAATGCTGCTGCAG AGTGTTCCTCCTGCTCTGCTTGTTCGTTTTCTGAGGGAGCACCGCTCAGAGTGGGCTGACTATGGGGTTGATGCATACTCTGCTGCATGTCTCAAAGCTAGTCCATATGCAGTTCCTCTTGCAAGAGGTGGTGGCTTTCCTACCACTCAGAATATTTTACCACTCGCACAAACTGTGGAGCATGAGGAG TTTTTAGAGGTAGTTCGGCTAGAGGGTCCTGCTTTCTCTCCTGAAGATGTTGCTTTGGCACAGGATATGTACTTATTACAG TTGTGCAGTGGAGTTGATGAGAATGCAGTTGGTGCCTGTGCTCAGCTTGTCTTCGCACCTATCGATGAATCATTTGCTGATGATGCTCCTTTGTTGCCCTCCGGTTTTCATGTCATACCTTTGGATCCCAAGGCA GATGGACCTACTGCATCTCGGACATTAGATTTGGCCTCTACCCTTGAAATAGGTACCAGTGGTGCTCGCGCCGTGAATGACCCTGATGGGAATGGTTACAACCTTAGGTCAGTTCTAACCATAGCCTTCCAATTTACCTTTGAGAACCACTTGCGAGACAATGTGGCTGCTATGGCTCGCCAGTACGTGCGTAGTGTTGTAAGCTCTGTTCAGAGGGTAGCTATGGCTATTGCCCCTTCCAGGCTCAGCTCCCAAGTAGGGCCAAAGACCCTTCCTGGATCTCCCGAAGCTCATACTTTGGCACGATGGATTTTCCGAAGCTACAG GATCCACACTGGGGGAGAGCTATTTCGTGTCGATATCTCATCTGGTGATGCTGTTTTGAAACAACTTTGGCGCCATTCGGATGCCATCATGTGCTGCTCTGTGAAAACAAAT GCATCTCCAGTGTTCACCTTTGCAAACCAGGCTGGCCTTGACATGCTTGAAACTACCCTTGTTGCCCTCCAAGATATCACGCTTGACAAGATTCTAGACGAAGCTGGACGGAAACTTCTCTGCTCGGAGTTCTCCAAAATCATGCAACAG GGCTTTGCATATCTGCCAGCCGGAATATGTGCATCCAGCATGGGTAGGCCGGTGTCCTACGAGCAAGCTGTTGCATGGAAAGTTGTTAACGACGACGATTCCAATCACTGCCTGGCATTGATGTTCGTGAACTGGTCCTTCGTGTGA
- the LOC126620738 gene encoding uncharacterized protein LOC126620738, with translation MEQTEKETIREASEEISNDFKTLIDAQDLDSLKQLQHIILGRLQDGNAVLSHFNEFSENSFAEVSADFSRNTRRLKSMKTDLEHIFQKLRSMKSRILATYPDAFPDDSKQVLDRRPDLETPL, from the exons ATGGAACAGACGGAGAAAGAAACGATCAGGGAAGCGTCAGAGGAGATATCGAATGACTTCAAAACACTAATCGATGCTCAGGACTTGGATTCCCTCAAACAATTGCAGCACATCAT ATTGGGGAGGTTGCAAGATGGAAATGCAGTCCTGTCACATTTTAATGAGTTTTCAGAGAACAGTTTTGCTGAGGTTTCTGCAGATTTCTCGAGAAACACACGCCGTTTAAAGTCTATGAAGACTGATCTTGAACACATATTTCAGAAGTTAAG GAGCATGAAGTCAAGAATTTTGGCTACCTATCCAGATGCATTTCCAGATGACTCGAAACAAGTACTCGATCGAAGGCCGGACCTTGAAACGCCTCTGTGA
- the LOC126624433 gene encoding DNA-damage-repair/toleration protein DRT111, chloroplastic-like, producing the protein MLGGLYGDLPPPSSAEEEKASNSTVWSSSTKMAPQTLRKPASIFAPPQTILKAQSKPKSSNSVQPKITASPVVALSPAVIHDDVARPELVGVTSTVLEEYDPARPNDYEEYKRERKKKAMEAEMRRELDRRRQEEEEKERREREERERERERDFGESRNISGEEAWRRRAAMSGAATPSVPRSPSPPSNPDGFTIGKSDSGGLGLGAGGQMTAAQRMMAKMGWKQGQGLGRQEQGITTPLMAKKTDRRAGVIVNASETKPEKKAKSVSLNGPPTRVLLLRNMVGPGEVDDELEDEVASECAKYGTVTRVLIFEITEPNFPENEAVRIFIQFERPEETTKSLVDLDGRYFGGRVVRATFYDEERFGNNELAPMPGEIPGFT; encoded by the exons ATGCTAGGTGGGTTGTACGGAGACCTCCCTCCGCCCTCTTCCGCGGAGGAAGAGAAGGCCAGCAACAGCACGGTGTGGTCGAGCAGCACGAAAATGGCGCCGCAGACACTCCGGAAGCCAGCGTCGATTTTCGCCCCGCCGCAGACGATTCTAAAGGCACAGAGCAAGCCTAAATCATCGAATTCCGTGCAGCCGAAAATTACAGCGTCACCGGTGGTTGCATTGTCGCCGGCGGTGATACACGATGACGTGGCGCGACCTGAGCTGGTTGGGGTGACGTCGACGGTGCTGGAGGAGTATGATCCGGCGAGGCCCAATGACTATGAGGAGTACAagagggagaggaagaagaaggctaTGGAGGCCGAGATGAGGCGGGAACTCGATAGGAGGCggcaggaggaggaggagaaggagaggagagagagggaggagagagaaagggagagggagagggattTTGGAGAATCAAGAAACATTTCGGGTGAGGAAGCCTGGAGGAGGCGTGCGGCGATGAGCGGGGCAGCAACGCCGTCAGTTCCTAGGTCCCCATCTCCGCCGAGTAATCCAGATGGTTTTACTATTGGGAAGTCGGACAGTGGAGGGTTGGGGCTTGGGGCTGGCGGTCAAATGACCGCGGCACAAAGAATGATGGCGAAGATGGGGTGGAAGCAGGGTCAAGGGCTTGGTAGGCAGGAGCAGGGGATTACCACTCCCTTGATGGCCAAGAAAACGGATAGGCGAGCTGGGGTGATTGTGAATGCTAGTGAAACAAAGCCGGAGAAGAAGGCGAAGAGTGTCAGCCTTAACGGGCCACCCACCAGGGTTTTGCTGCTTAGAAACATG GTGGGCCCTGGAGAGGTGGATGATGAATTGGAAGATGAAGTAGCATCAGAGTGCGCAAAGTATGGGACAGTGACCCGGGTGCTTATATTCGAGATAACAGAGCCAAATTTTCCAGAGAACGAGGCAGTGAGGATCTTTATCCAGTTTGAGAGGCCTGAGGAAACGACTAAATCATTGGTTGACCTTGATGGTCGGTACTTTGGAGGCAGAGTGGTTCGTGCCACGTTCTATGATGAGGAGAGGTTCGGTAACAACGAGTTGGCTCCAATGCCAGGAGAAATCCCAGGTTTTACTTGA
- the LOC126621932 gene encoding uncharacterized protein LOC126621932, producing MFWRMAGLSTASPVETILDKDNFTLEELLDEDEIIQECKALNGRLINFLRERAQVEQLIRYIVEEAPEDAEKRRTFKFPFIACEIFTCEVDIILKTLVEDEELMNLLFSFLEPNNSHSTLLAGYFSKVVVCLLLRKTVPFLQYIQGHQDIVKKLVDLIGITSIMEVLIRLVGADEHMYSNHTEAMHWIQDTNVLEMIVDKFSSSDSPEVHANAAETLCAITRFAPPGLSSKISSPSFIGRLFWHALEDSRPKSVLVNSLSVCISLLDPRRQTLGTYHMYGRQMTHGSTVTANPETVVGMLESLGDLLKLLDVSSVDNTLLTTYGKLQPPLGKHRLKVVEFISVLLTVGSEAAEKELIRLGAVQRILDLFFKYPYNNFVHHHIENIIVSCLESKNIPLVEHLLRECDLVGKILQAEKNFTLAADADKPTVPAEGRSPPRIGNIGHLTRISNKLIQLGNNNSEIQTLLQENIEWAEWQASVLSKRNTVENVYQWACGRPTALHDRNRDSDDDDYQDRDYDVAALANNLSQAFRYGIYNNDELDEGHGSLERDDEDVYFDDESAEVVISSLRLGDDQESGSLFTNSNWFAFEDDRAATDRSTGSLASPSPNTVESSAISGGSDDDVIVGEDDDLVDTATSSPEPGTKPEDSEVAVPNNSPEVGPVETEKPPEWVEWRESSDSGEPSDVLPNGEHQTESADTAKCSPSTSEPLIKDDKVVTEPQAESTVEGTSKPPELSESGNEKPSSESTTSDAAAADVGTKGSQEAAASDKEKDKEGN from the exons ATGTTCTGGCGTATGGCGGGGTTGTCCACGGCGTCTCCG GTGGAGACAATTTTGGACAAGGATAATTTCACGTTGGAAGAGCTACTTGATGAAGATGAAATTATTCAAGAATGCAAAGCTCTTAATGGCCGCCTAATCAATTT TTTGCGAGAAAGAGCCCAGGTTGAGCAACTCATCCGATACATAGTTGAAGAAGCTCCTGAGGATGCTGAAAAGAGACGAACTTTCAA ATTTCCTTTTATTGCATGTGAGATTTTTACTTGTGAAGTTGATATCATACTCAAAACATTGGTAGAGGATGAGGAG TTGATGAACTTGTTGTTCTCCTTTTTGGAACCAAATAATTCTCACAGCACACTCTTGGCTGGGTACTTTAGCAAG GTTGTTGTTTGTCTGCTGTTGCGCAAGACAGTTCCTTTCCTGCAGTATATTCAG GGTCATCAAGATATTGTTAAGAAGCTAGTTGACCTGATTGGAATTACATCTATCATGGAG GTTTTGATACGTCTGGTTGGTGCTGACGAACACATGTATTCTAATCATACGGAGGCAATGCACTGGATACAAGATACAAATGTGCTCGAGATGATTGTGGACAAGTTCAGCTCTTCA GATTCTCCTGAAGTGCATGCTAATGCAGCGGAGACACTTTGTGCTATAACACGGTTTGCTCCGCCTGGACTTTCTTCTAAAATCTCCAGCCCAAG TTTTATAGGAAGATTGTTTTGGCATGCTTTGGAGGACTCACGGCCAAAATCTGTTCTTGTTAACTCGTTGTCAGTATGCATCTCTTTGCTAGACCCTAGGAGGCAAACTTTGGGAACATATCATATGTATGGCCGTCAGATGACTCATGGATCCACAGTTACTGCTAATCCTGAGACTGTTGTGGGCATGCTGGAGAGCCTAG GTGATTTGCTGAAGCTGTTGGATGTTTCATCGGTGGATAACACGCTGTTAACTACATATGGCAAGTTGCAGCCGCCTCTTGGAAAACATCGGTTAAAG GTTGTAGAGTTCATTTCAGTATTACTTACGGTTGGTAGTGAAGCTGCTGAGAAGGAATTGATTCGTCTTGGTGCTGTACAGAGAATTTTAGACTTGTTTTTTAA GTACCCATATAACAACTTTGTACATCACCACATAGAGAACATAATTGTGTCGTGTTTGGAAAGCAAGAATATTCCTCTTGTTGAACATCTTCTTCGTGAGTGTGACCTTGTTGGAAAAATACTTCAAGCAGAAAAGAATTTTACATTGGCAGCTGACGCGGACAAG ccAACTGTTCCTGCTGAGGGTAGATCCCCACCCAGAATAGGGAACATTGGACATTTAACACGCATATCCAACAAACTCATTCAGCTTGGAAATAACAATAGCGAGATTCAGACGCTGCTGCAG GAAAACATTGAGTGGGCGGAGTGGCAGGCAAGTGTCCTGTCAAAGCGTAATACAGTCGAGAACGTCTATCAATGGGCCTGTGG GCGGCCAACTGCATTACATGATCGAAATAGGgatagtgatgatgatgactatCAAGATAGAGATTACGATGTTGCAGCCCTTGCAAATAACCTAAGCCAGGCTTTCCGATATGGAATATACAACAATGACGAGTTAGATGAG GGCCATGGCTCACTTGAACGGGATGATGAG GATGTCTACTTTGATGATGAATCTGCTGAAGTTGTTATATCTTCACTGCGTTTGGGAGATGACCAGGAAAG TGGTTCTCTGTTTACAAATTCCAACTGGTTTGCGTTTGAGGATGACAGGGCTGCCACTGATCGCTCAACTGGTTCTCTTGCTTCTCCATCACCAAATACGGTGGAGTCTAGTGCTATCAGTGGTGGCAGTGATGATGATGtcattgttggtgaagatgatgactTGGTTGACACCGCAACATCTTCTCCAGAACCAGGAACAAAACCAGAAGATTCAGAAGTTGCCGTCCCCAACAATTCGCCAGAAGTGGGACCCGTTGAAACTGAAAAACCACCAGAGTGGGTTGAATGGAGGGAGAGTTCAGACTCTGGGGAACCATCTGATGTCCTACCAAATGGTGAGCATCAAACGGAATCTGCAGATACAGCTAAATGTTCTCCGTCCACTTCTGAGCCGCTGATAAAAGATGATAAAGTTGTTACTGAGCCTCAAGCTGAATCAACAGTTGAGGGAACTTCAAAGCCGCCTGAGCTGTCAGAATCAGGCAACGAGAAGCCAAGTTCTGAGTCGACCACTTCTGATGCTGCAGCTGCCGACGTGGGAACAAAAGGCAGTCAAGAAGCGGCTGCAAGTGATAAAGAGAAAGACAAGGAAGGGAACTAA